The following proteins come from a genomic window of Kocuria palustris:
- a CDS encoding peptidoglycan bridge formation glycyltransferase FemA/FemB family protein gives MRAFTARFATTQEIDAWDEHVQSNPRGGDLLQASSYADVKKDHGWRPVHLVHEPRDGSQPVFTLVLEKVVPGLGTLWYMAKGPSVEAGEDLVGFAEATEELIRRKRLGVFMVKMEPVLLDDPELTSTLEDAGLVHSFPIQSNDSTALLDTDRSEDEVFKALHSRGRNAVRRAIREEARVERVPVTEENMQAMFGLMQTIGQGHASVMLRPYEYYQRFWTNFDQAGQGRLYFAYEDGEPSVGAFVVAFGRHGFYKDGGSKPRRKQYGDSHLVQWTALTDLMKDHGIIDYDFVGTPPKDRVKDKEHPFHGLGLFKTSFTKTVIDYTGVWDQQISPCRARLWNTVIEKVMRRLWVRSRNEAFY, from the coding sequence GTGCGCGCTTTCACCGCACGCTTCGCCACGACCCAGGAGATCGACGCCTGGGATGAGCATGTGCAGTCCAACCCGCGCGGAGGGGACCTGCTGCAGGCGTCCTCGTACGCCGACGTCAAGAAGGATCACGGCTGGCGGCCCGTGCACCTGGTCCACGAGCCGCGCGACGGATCGCAGCCGGTGTTCACGCTCGTGCTGGAGAAGGTCGTTCCGGGGCTGGGCACCCTCTGGTACATGGCCAAGGGCCCGTCGGTCGAGGCCGGCGAGGACCTGGTCGGCTTCGCCGAGGCTACGGAGGAGCTGATCCGCCGCAAGCGCCTGGGCGTCTTCATGGTCAAGATGGAGCCGGTGCTGCTGGATGACCCCGAGCTCACGTCCACCCTGGAGGACGCCGGCCTGGTGCATTCCTTCCCGATCCAGTCCAACGACTCGACCGCGCTGCTGGACACCGACCGCAGCGAGGACGAGGTCTTCAAGGCCCTGCACTCCCGCGGCCGCAACGCGGTGCGCCGCGCGATCCGGGAGGAGGCGCGCGTCGAGCGCGTGCCCGTCACGGAGGAGAACATGCAGGCCATGTTCGGGCTGATGCAGACCATCGGACAGGGCCACGCCAGCGTCATGCTGCGTCCGTACGAGTACTACCAGCGGTTCTGGACGAACTTCGACCAGGCCGGGCAGGGACGCCTGTACTTCGCCTACGAGGACGGCGAGCCCTCCGTCGGCGCCTTCGTGGTGGCCTTCGGGAGGCACGGCTTCTACAAGGACGGCGGGTCGAAGCCCCGGCGCAAGCAGTACGGCGATTCGCACCTGGTGCAGTGGACCGCGCTGACGGATCTCATGAAGGACCACGGGATCATCGACTACGACTTCGTGGGCACCCCGCCCAAGGACCGGGTCAAGGACAAGGAGCACCCGTTCCACGGGCTGGGGCTGTTCAAGACGTCGTTCACCAAGACCGTCATCGACTACACCGGCGTGTGGGATCAGCAGATCTCCCCCTGCCGGGCCCGCCTGTGGAACACCGTGATCGAGAAGGTCATGCGACGGCTGTGGGTCCGCTCCCGCAACGAGGCGTTCTACTGA
- a CDS encoding DeoR/GlpR family DNA-binding transcription regulator codes for MFAQERQAEIAELVSTSRRVSGADLSRRFDVAMETVRRDLAALEAAGRLRRVHGGAVSLDRPASVEAAIAGREAPKSPAKRRIAAAAVRLLEAEGAVTVVLDAGTTVEAVADELANWRSDDSEQPLQVLTHALHVAGRLADHPDIELDMVGGAVRKLTWAAAGARTAGHYSDHRVDLAILGCSGVSEGFGFSTPHAPEAAVKAAIAGAARRVVVVCDAEKHGHETFSRYAHLSEIDVMITDAEPPSGLARALERAGVEVVIA; via the coding sequence ATGTTCGCACAGGAGCGGCAGGCGGAGATCGCCGAGCTGGTCAGCACATCCCGTCGGGTCAGCGGCGCCGACCTGTCCCGGCGATTCGATGTGGCCATGGAGACCGTGCGCCGGGATCTGGCCGCGCTCGAGGCCGCGGGCAGGCTGCGTCGAGTGCACGGCGGGGCGGTCTCCCTCGACCGGCCGGCCTCCGTCGAGGCAGCGATCGCAGGGCGCGAGGCGCCGAAGTCCCCGGCCAAGCGGCGCATCGCCGCGGCTGCCGTGCGCCTGCTCGAGGCCGAGGGCGCGGTCACCGTCGTCCTGGATGCGGGCACCACGGTGGAGGCGGTGGCCGATGAGCTCGCGAACTGGCGGTCCGATGACTCCGAGCAGCCGCTGCAGGTGCTGACCCACGCGCTGCACGTGGCCGGGCGGCTGGCCGATCACCCGGACATCGAGCTCGACATGGTCGGCGGCGCTGTGCGCAAGCTCACCTGGGCGGCCGCCGGAGCCCGCACCGCCGGGCACTACTCCGACCACCGGGTGGACCTGGCGATCCTGGGCTGCTCGGGGGTCTCGGAGGGCTTCGGATTCTCCACGCCGCACGCGCCAGAGGCCGCGGTCAAGGCGGCGATCGCAGGGGCCGCCCGCCGGGTGGTCGTGGTCTGCGACGCCGAGAAGCACGGCCACGAGACGTTCTCGCGCTACGCCCATCTGAGCGAGATCGACGTCATGATCACCGACGCCGAGCCGCCGTCAGGGCTCGCCCGCGCCCTGGAGCGCGCCGGTGTGGAGGTCGTCATCGCCTGA
- a CDS encoding threonine/serine ThrE exporter family protein, translating into MPPATLTGSLTSLTDASEPSALQPFGQEVRPGSYPSSGWTDLEQLPADPFGPDAQLSLHQLLSDDDLAPIRATEAQAGRAQALADGQLGDVLAPRVEALPVLTTEAIERDRLQRQSPAQTVPIATTSRRRASQESTGPVSRPDTSMLPAVEPTGLGSQPTTQMQTAAYPSSSSAATAPQPRRSRRVLESIMKRDAGMTAAMPMVERLTASPFAGLRRYASSDDREARRTLNFALRLAETMFHYGADALDVENAVVAVCATYGVENIEVDITNQSVTINYVADVSGLDASATREDVFNHADTTSHTVMRVVRSSSDNYSGLADTHRLVTEISRGRMSREEARERLQAINSRPKPYPNWVVSLATMAAAFAITLGIGGGLTGATISMLSAGMVGKIGAVMGRRRVPEFFTMVVSAFVITVMALLGSQIGIEMSPPKVIAAGLIMLMPTTRFMSTMHDAISGFPVTAAGRALSTGMAFAGIVAGIYTGIAVMGLMGQGGLDISQTQFEPAAPYFNIICMTLAAGLIAISLQASARHLLPAMVAGLGGLLAYHLVGWVGLDARLQVVFGATMTGVIGAYIAGRHRIPSLVLAVPGMTFLLPGLSFFRGMYAVTIEAETTGHGVVSLVTAMTTILSMAAGLVLGQLLMRPFVLSEDARIGMRRNRRR; encoded by the coding sequence GTGCCCCCAGCCACGCTCACCGGTTCCCTGACCAGCCTGACGGACGCATCCGAGCCGTCGGCTCTGCAGCCCTTCGGCCAGGAGGTCCGCCCCGGCTCCTATCCGAGCTCGGGATGGACGGACCTCGAGCAGCTGCCCGCGGATCCCTTCGGGCCGGACGCCCAGCTGAGCCTGCATCAGTTGCTCAGCGACGACGACCTGGCGCCGATCCGGGCCACCGAGGCCCAGGCCGGACGCGCCCAGGCCCTGGCGGACGGTCAGCTCGGCGATGTGCTGGCACCGCGCGTCGAGGCGCTTCCAGTGCTCACGACCGAGGCCATCGAGCGCGACCGGCTGCAGCGGCAGTCGCCCGCCCAGACCGTCCCGATCGCCACGACGAGCCGTCGGCGCGCCTCACAGGAGTCCACGGGCCCGGTCTCGCGCCCGGACACCTCGATGCTGCCGGCCGTCGAGCCGACGGGTCTCGGCAGCCAGCCGACCACGCAGATGCAGACGGCGGCCTACCCGTCGTCGAGCTCCGCAGCGACGGCACCGCAGCCGCGGCGCTCGCGTCGCGTGCTCGAGTCGATCATGAAGCGCGACGCAGGGATGACCGCCGCCATGCCCATGGTCGAGCGGCTCACGGCCAGCCCGTTCGCGGGCCTGCGCCGGTACGCGAGCTCGGATGACCGAGAGGCCCGGCGCACCCTGAATTTCGCCCTGCGCCTGGCGGAGACGATGTTCCACTACGGCGCCGACGCACTGGACGTCGAGAACGCGGTCGTGGCCGTGTGCGCGACCTACGGCGTGGAGAACATCGAGGTCGACATCACCAACCAGTCGGTCACGATCAACTACGTCGCAGACGTCTCCGGCCTCGATGCCTCCGCGACCCGCGAGGACGTGTTCAACCACGCCGACACCACGAGCCACACCGTCATGCGCGTGGTGCGCTCGTCGTCGGACAACTACTCCGGTCTGGCGGACACGCACCGGCTGGTCACGGAGATCAGCCGAGGGAGGATGTCGCGCGAGGAGGCCCGCGAGCGGCTCCAGGCCATCAACTCCCGGCCCAAGCCCTACCCCAACTGGGTGGTCTCCCTGGCCACCATGGCTGCGGCATTCGCCATCACCCTGGGCATCGGCGGCGGCCTCACGGGCGCCACGATCTCGATGCTCTCGGCCGGCATGGTGGGCAAGATCGGGGCCGTGATGGGCCGACGCCGCGTGCCGGAGTTCTTCACCATGGTGGTCTCGGCCTTCGTCATCACCGTCATGGCGCTGCTGGGCTCCCAGATCGGCATCGAGATGTCGCCCCCGAAGGTGATCGCGGCCGGTCTGATCATGCTGATGCCCACCACCAGGTTCATGTCGACCATGCACGACGCGATCTCGGGCTTCCCCGTCACGGCCGCAGGGCGCGCGCTGTCCACGGGCATGGCCTTCGCAGGGATCGTCGCGGGGATCTACACGGGCATCGCGGTCATGGGGCTGATGGGCCAGGGAGGGCTGGACATCTCCCAGACGCAGTTCGAGCCGGCGGCGCCCTACTTCAACATCATCTGCATGACGCTGGCAGCCGGGCTGATCGCGATCAGCCTGCAGGCCTCGGCGCGGCACCTGCTGCCCGCCATGGTCGCCGGGCTCGGTGGCCTGCTGGCCTATCACCTGGTGGGGTGGGTCGGACTCGACGCGCGCCTGCAGGTGGTCTTCGGGGCCACGATGACGGGCGTGATCGGCGCCTACATCGCCGGGCGGCACCGCATCCCGTCCCTGGTGCTCGCGGTGCCGGGCATGACGTTCCTGCTGCCCGGGCTGTCGTTCTTCCGCGGCATGTACGCAGTGACGATCGAGGCCGAGACCACGGGCCACGGCGTCGTGTCGCTGGTGACGGCCATGACCACGATCCTGTCGATGGCCGCCGGGCTGGTCCTGGGCCAGCTGCTGATGCGCCCGTTCGTGCTCTCGGAGGACGCCCGGATCGGCATGCGCCGCAACCGCCGCCGCTGA
- a CDS encoding ABC transporter ATP-binding protein: MLLRLIRDYAGRYPGWILGTVVLQLAATMTILLLPALNARIIDGGVAQGRTGVIVSTGLVMLGVTLLQAVTAVAAVYCGARVAMGTGRDLRHAVQRRVARFSGREMDRFGTPSLITRGTNDVQQIQMLTLMGLTMMITAPLMSIGGLAMALRTDPGLSWLVWVAIPLLVVLLLLIMRRLMPLFRSMQGRIDDINGVLREQVVGMRVVRAFVREDHERQRFAGVNDELSGISLRIGQLFVLMFPLIMMILHLATAAVLWFGGHRVDEGLLEVGQMTAFTQYLLQILMALMMGVFMMMMVPRAMVSAERIGEVLRTETSLHEPLQPQAPQRLEGVVEFRDVSYSYPGAEAPVLEGISFTARPGTTTAIIGSTGAGKTTLLHLIPRLDDPTHGQVLLDGAETSRLARSEIVRRVALVPQKPYLFSGTIASNLRFGRPEATDEQLWEALETAQAADFVRRMPEQLETNVSQGGTTVSGGQRQRLSIARALIADPVVHLFDDSFSALDVTTDAALRAALRPVTRDVTQIVVAQRVATVLDADQILVLDDGRITARGTHAELLESSATYREIVDSQLSPEDPSADTEAEAAR, encoded by the coding sequence TTGCTCCTGCGCCTGATCCGCGACTACGCGGGCCGCTACCCCGGCTGGATCCTGGGAACGGTCGTCCTGCAGCTGGCCGCGACCATGACGATCCTCCTGCTGCCCGCGCTCAACGCGCGCATCATCGACGGCGGGGTGGCCCAGGGCCGCACCGGGGTGATCGTCTCCACGGGTCTGGTCATGCTCGGTGTGACGCTGCTGCAGGCAGTGACTGCCGTGGCGGCCGTGTACTGCGGCGCGCGCGTGGCCATGGGCACCGGACGCGACCTGCGCCACGCCGTCCAGCGCCGGGTCGCCCGCTTCTCCGGGCGCGAGATGGACCGCTTCGGCACACCGTCGCTGATCACGCGCGGGACGAACGACGTCCAGCAGATCCAGATGCTGACCCTGATGGGCCTGACCATGATGATCACCGCGCCGCTGATGAGCATCGGCGGCCTGGCCATGGCCCTGCGCACGGACCCCGGCCTGTCCTGGCTGGTCTGGGTCGCGATCCCGCTGCTCGTGGTGCTGCTGCTGCTGATCATGCGCAGGCTCATGCCCCTGTTCCGCTCCATGCAGGGCCGGATCGACGACATCAACGGCGTGCTGCGCGAGCAGGTGGTCGGCATGCGCGTGGTGCGGGCCTTCGTGCGCGAGGATCACGAGCGCCAGCGCTTCGCCGGTGTGAACGACGAGCTCTCCGGGATCTCCCTGCGCATCGGGCAGCTGTTCGTGCTGATGTTCCCCCTGATCATGATGATCCTGCACCTGGCCACCGCCGCGGTGCTGTGGTTCGGCGGCCACCGCGTGGATGAGGGGCTGCTCGAGGTCGGGCAGATGACGGCGTTCACGCAGTACCTGCTGCAGATCCTCATGGCCCTGATGATGGGCGTGTTCATGATGATGATGGTCCCCCGGGCCATGGTCAGCGCCGAGCGCATCGGAGAGGTCCTGCGCACGGAGACGAGCCTCCACGAACCGCTGCAGCCGCAGGCCCCGCAGCGCCTCGAGGGCGTCGTCGAGTTCCGGGACGTCTCCTACTCCTACCCCGGCGCGGAGGCCCCGGTGCTGGAGGGCATCAGCTTCACGGCCCGCCCGGGCACCACCACCGCGATCATCGGCTCCACGGGCGCCGGGAAGACCACGCTGCTGCACCTCATCCCGCGCCTGGACGACCCCACGCACGGGCAGGTCCTGCTCGACGGGGCGGAGACCTCGCGCCTGGCCCGCAGCGAGATCGTGCGCCGCGTGGCGCTCGTGCCGCAGAAGCCCTACCTGTTCTCCGGGACGATCGCCTCCAACCTGCGCTTCGGGCGCCCCGAGGCCACCGACGAGCAGCTGTGGGAGGCCCTGGAGACCGCGCAGGCCGCCGATTTCGTGCGCCGGATGCCCGAGCAGCTCGAGACGAACGTGTCCCAGGGCGGAACGACCGTCTCGGGCGGGCAGCGCCAGCGCCTGTCCATCGCACGGGCGCTGATCGCGGATCCCGTGGTCCACCTGTTCGACGACTCGTTCTCGGCCCTGGACGTCACCACGGATGCCGCGCTGCGGGCGGCGCTGCGTCCCGTGACCCGCGACGTCACCCAGATCGTGGTCGCCCAGCGCGTGGCCACCGTGCTCGATGCCGATCAGATCCTCGTGCTCGACGACGGCCGGATCACCGCCCGCGGCACCCACGCCGAGCTGCTTGAGTCCTCGGCCACCTACCGGGAGATCGTGGACTCCCAGCTCAGTCCCGAGGATCCCTCGGCCGACACGGAAGCGGAGGCCGCCCGGTGA